From Rutidosis leptorrhynchoides isolate AG116_Rl617_1_P2 chromosome 3, CSIRO_AGI_Rlap_v1, whole genome shotgun sequence, a single genomic window includes:
- the LOC139897436 gene encoding exonuclease V, chloroplastic, whose protein sequence is MSEVSSTSIPIEIVSDEEMLLIEAAFSFAFQSNSKLINNFNNINNNSCSSSSSSSAYKNRSYCSIVGDIEDGIGIRSTQTRIQNQLQKKEDFSLLNRFRKKTGLSVTDITSTEWCEKQKEFFLLYGKPKASNAMKAGSARHAVLEQEVITRVEVVIRSAEEHWALKMINFIHGTNQLIHDGLTRELPMIGFVEGVCVVGVIDEIRMTSLIGTNRVPILVETKTRLQDNLPSEPQQRNARLQLMCYKYLWDNLLTRPFPSRHFLQLFSLNPNYVLSKEIQDFAIQAGAPAQTLNDVLGKYEYVCSMLPETQDQLLLRYEYQKDQSLIGEIEYVYDCNWVSDQIRSSLEFWKGEREASYVLEDERFKCKYCVYASKCPINAISTTQITKQTLK, encoded by the exons ATGAGCGAAGTATCATCAACATCCATTCCGATAGAGATTGTGAGCGACGAAGAAATGTTGCTCATTGAAGCCGCCTTCTCTTTTGCTTTTCAATCCAATTCCAAActcattaataattttaataatattaataataattcttgttcttcttcttcttcttcttctgcttaCAAGAACAGATCTTACTGCTCCATCGTGGGTGATATCGAGGATGGAATAGGAATTCGGAGCACCCAAACTCGAATCCAAAACCAATTACAAAAAAAGGAAGACTTTTCGTTATTAAATCGGTTCAGGAAGAAAACAGGCTTATCAGTTACTGATATTACCTCAACG GAATGGTGTGAAAAACAAAAGGAATTTTTTCTACTTTATGGGAAGCCAAAAGCTAGTAATGCAATGAAAGCAGGCAGTGCTCGTCACGCAGTACTTGAACAAGAG GTTATAACAAGAGTGGAAGTTGTCATAAGGTCAGCTGAAGAACATTGGGCTTTAAAAATGATTAATTTCATACATGGTACTAATCAATTAATTCACGATGGATTAACACGTGAGCTGCCAAT GATAGGGTTTGTTGAAGGCGTATGTGTAGTAGGAGTCATCGATGAAATCAGGATGACCTCATTAATAGGAACTAATCGTGTACCGATATTAGTTGAAACCAAAACCCGTTTACAAGATAATCTTCCTTCTGAGCCTCAACAAAGAAACGCGAGGCTTCAGTTGATGTGCTACAAGTACCTTTGGGACAACCTACTTACTCGTCCTTTTCCTTCTCGTCACTTTCTCCAACTGTTCTCTTTAAACCCTAATTACGTTTTATCCAAAGAAATTCAAGATTTTGCTATTCAAGCAGGTGCACCCGCGCAG ACACTAAATGACGTACTAGGGAAATATGAATACGTTTGTTCCATGCTGCCCGAAACTCAAGACCAGCTTCTGTTAAG ATACGAGTACCAGAAAGATCAGTCACTGATAGGCGAGATTGAATATGTATACGACTGTAATTGGGTCTCGGATCAAATCAGGTCTAGTCTTGAATTCTGGAAGGGTGAACGAGAAGCTAGTTACGTTCTGGAGGATGAGCGTTTCAAATGCAAGTACTGCGTGTATGCATCTAAATGTCCAATAAACGCAATTTCTACCACACAAATCACTAAACAAACTTTGAAATGA
- the LOC139901058 gene encoding uncharacterized protein, translating to MVQINNVAQKRKADEVLEKWQFAPITFPPVQHCGLSEEPVIISCKIADSTILIRKVHIDTGSSVDVMYEQCFSKLPDNIKSKLLPTAVSLSGFSGKATWPLGQLELDVELTDEVDVKRVRKMILNLYVMRSTSRFNILLGRTALCKLGVISSTFHEWLSSQHAKA from the coding sequence ATGGTGCAAATAAACAATGTTGCGCAGAAAAGGAAAGCTGATGAAGTTCTTGAAAAATGGCAATTTGCGCCAATAACTTTTCCGCCAGTGCAACACTGCGGATTGTCAGAAGAGCCTGTAATCATCTCATGTAAGATTGCAGATTCAACAATTCTTATCCGAAAAGTGCATATTGACACTGGAAGTAGTGTTGATGTCATGTATGAGCAATGTTTCAGTAAATTGCCAGACAACATTAAATCAAAACTGCTACCAACTGCAGTATCGCTCTCGGGATTTTCGGGCAAAGCAACATGGCCTTTGGGGCAATTGGAATTAGATGTTGAATTAACTGATGAGGTGGACGTAAAAAGGGTGCGAAAGATGATTTTAAATTTATATGTTATGCGGTCCACTTCACGTTTTAATATCCTTCTGGGACGCACTGCACTATGTAAATTGGGTGTTATTTCATCCACATTTCATGAATGGTTAAGTTCGCAACATGCAAAGGCATAG